DNA from Desulfarculus baarsii DSM 2075:
CTCGGAACTCGGCCCGGAGCTGACCGCCCGCGTGGCCCGGGCCATGGCCCACAGCGGGGCCGCCTTCCTCAAAACCGGCACCGGCCACTTTGGCCCGGCCACCACGGCCGACGTGGCCCTGCTGAGGCAAAACGCCCCCGGTTTGGGCGTCAAGGCGGCCGGCGGCATCCGCGAGCTGGACCAGGCCGTGGCCCTGCTGGAGGCCGGGGCCAGCCGCCTGGGCACGAGCTCCGGCGTGCAAATCATCGAACAAGCCAGGCTGCGGTGGCCCGCCGAAGACTGATCTTCGTGGGCCTCGACGGCGTGGGCCTGGACCTGGCCCGCCACCTGGCCCAGGGCGGCGTCATGCCCAATCTGGGGCGGATCATGGCCGAGGGCGCGGCCTGGGCCACGGATTCGCCCCTGCCCGACGTCTCACCGGTGTGCTGGACAAGCCTTTTCTGCGGCGAGGAGCCCGGCGTCCACGGCGTCTATGGCTTTGCCCACCCCCGGCCAGGGGCCCACGGCGTGGCCTGCGCCGACAGCCGCGACGTGCTGGCCCCGCGCCTGTGGGAGCTGGCCGACCGCCAGGGCCTGCGCGCGGCCGTGCTGGGCGTGCCGCTGACCTATCCGGCCCAGGCCCTGGACGGCGTGATGATCAGCGGCTTTGTCTGCCCGGAGCTGGCCGGCGGCGTGCATCCGCCGGCCCTGCTGGCCCGCCTGGACGCCGCCGGCTATCGGCCCGAGGCCGACCTGGAGCAGGGCCGCCACGACGTCGCGGCCTTGCTGGCCGACATCGACCAGGCCCTGACCACCCGCCTGGCCGTGTTCGAGGATATCTGGGCCCAAGAGCGCTGGCCGCTGTTTATCGCCGTCATCACCGACACCGACCGCGTCAACCACTTTGCCTGGCCGGCCCTGTGGCAAGACGAGCACCCCTTGGCCCCGGCGGCCACGGCGATCTATCGCCGCATCGACGACTATCTGGGCCGCCTGCGGCGCGAGTTGGCCGCCGAGTTGGCCGACGGCCGGGCGCGGTTGGTCCTGGCCGCCGATCACGCCTTCGGGCCCATCCGCTCCGAGGTCTACCTCAATCCCTGGCTGCGTGAGCAGGGCCTGCTGGCCGTGGAGGGCCAGCCGCCCAACGAACGCATCCTGCCCGAGACCCTGGCCCTGGCCCTGGACCCGGGGCGCATCCACCTGCACTGGGCCGGGCGCTTTGCCGGCGGGCGGCTGCGGCCGGGCCGCCAGGCCCAAGAACTGCTGGAGCGCATCGCCACGGGGCTTCTGGAGCTGCGCTTCAACCGCCTGGAAGACGGCCCCGCCGGCCCGACCCTGCGCCAGGAGCGGCCCATCGCCCAGGTTCACCTGGGCCAGCGGCTCTACCACGGGCCCAACCTGCAAAACGCCCCCGATCTGGTGGCCGTGGCCGCCCCCGGCTACAGCCTGCGCGCCGGCCTGGACCGGCCGGGCGTCTTTGGCCTGAGCCATCTTTGCGGCACGCATCGGCCCCACGGGGCCCTGGCCTGCTGCCTGCCGGCCAGCCAGCAAGCCCCGCCGACCACCGTGGCCGGCCTGGGTCGCTGGCTGGCCCAGGGGCTGGCCCTGCGCGAGCCGTTTGCCATCGGCGGTCAAATCGCGTTAAACTGAAACAATGACGCTCGCGTCACATCAGTTCACCGCGAAAAAAGCGAGACGCCAAGGAAATGCTCGACCCCGCAACGCCCAGCCCCGTCGATTTGAAAGACTTTTCCGCCTATATCGCCTCCTGCGCGGCCATCGCCGATCAGCGCCTGCAAGGCTACGCCGGCATCGAGGCCGTGGCCCGCGACGAGGCCGCGCTCAACGAATATCCGCGCCTGGGCCGCCTGCGCCCGCCCCAGGACGTGCTGATCATCGACCAGCCATCGCCGGCCGCCCTGGACGCCGCCCGCCAGAGCCTTTTGCGCGGCGAGGTGCTCTTGGAGCACGCCTGCGCCGGCGAGGCCACCCGCCTGGGCCTGGGGCCCAAGTATCTGCTGAGCCCGGCCAGCGACCTGACCCCGGCGGTTTTGCGCGACATGGGCCTGGGCAAGCTGGCCGTCAAGCCAACGGCCCTGTCGGCGATGTCCCTGGGCCGGCGGCACATGCTGCAACTGGCCTGGGACTTGGGCGTGCTGGCCCAGGAGGCCGGCCTGAGCCCCGATACGGTGCTGGGCCGGCAGTGGCTGCTGATCATCGTCGGTGAGACCTCGGCCGAACGCATCATGGCCGATTTCAGCCAGGCCAATTTTTATGGCTTCGATCCGGCCAAGGCGCTGTTCATGATCCAGCGCTCCTTCCACGGGCTGGACCTGCGGCCCGGCGGCGGCTGGGCCTACGACTTGGCCGCGCCCAAGCGCCTGCACAACCACGGCCAGATGCTCATGCAATCGACGATGAATCGCCAGATCCTCCGCATCGATAGCGGCGGCAAGCGTTTCCTGGAATGGGACGAATATCGCATGCTGCTGGAGGGCATGGTCGACAAGGTCTCGTTCAATATCGAGGACTTGGGCTACCTTAACGGCGCGCTGGACCTGACCGGCCTGGCCACGGCCCTGGAACTGGGCGGCCAGGGCTTCGGCATGGTCATGGAGGTGGTGGCCAACAACCCGCGCAATCCGCAAAAAGGCGGCGCGCTCTACCACGACCCCCAGCTCGGCCGCGACGTGATGATCGAGTCGTTCCAACTGCGCGGGGTGCGCAACGAAGACATCGCCTTTTTGAACAAAAACATCAACCACTACCCCAACCCGGCCAAGATGGCCGCCGAGGTGCGCCGACGGGGCCTTTCCATGCCGGTGTCGGTCAAAAACGGCTATCTATACTTCCAACCCGTGCAGGGCGACGTAAACTTCCTGCTGCCCACCGCCTTCGTGCGTCGGGCGTTGCTGGAGCCCATCAGCGCCTGGAAATCGGCCGCCGACACCGAGGCGGCGCTGAAGGCCATGCTGATGCAGGAGCGACGGCCGGGCTTCATGACCTGGGCCGAAAACATCACGGGCCTGCGCCTGCAAAAGGTCTGACAACGAGAGGACTATTGTGGCCAAGCGGTTGTTGTTACTGATGATATTTCTGTTGGTCTCCGCCAGCGCCTGGGCCGCGCCAGCCCCCGACGCGGCCGTGACGCCGCCGTTGGAGAGCCTGGCCCAATGCCGCGCCCTCTGCGATCTGGCGGCCCAAGGCGTAGCCAAGGGCGATCTGAACGCCGTGCTCGAACCATTGCGGCCCCACTACGCCATCGGCCAAGACGAGGAACGCATCCTGGCCATGCAGTTTTTCAGCCAGCGCGAGACGATCAGGGCCAAGGGCGACGCGCTCATCAGCGTGACCTACCTGGGCCGGCAAGAGGCCGGCGAAGGGCTGGTTCGTTTCAACTATCTGGAAAACTACAACAAAACCTCGCTGGTCTGGCAGTTTACGTTCTATAAGCCCGCCGACCGCTGGCTGGTGCGCCAACTGCGCTGGCAGGAAAACCTGGACGCCCTCTTCCGATGAGCGCCGCCCAAAACCTGGGCTGGCGAGTGGAGGCGGCGGTGGCCGCGCCGCTGTGGAAGGCCCTGAGCTACGCCGCGCCCGATGATCTTGTCCCGCTGATTGGGCCCCTTTGCCGCATGATCGCGCCGCTGCGCGGCCGGCGCGCGCTGGCCTTCGCCCTGGCCCGGCCCGAGCGCGGCGACGTCAGCGGCCTGCGGCCCATCCACGACGTGCTGGAGGCCGCCGGCGGCCCGCAGATGATCCCACCGGCGCTTTTGAATTTTTATCAACGGGCGGCGGCCCACTATCACGCGCCCTTGGGCCAGATGCTGGCCATGTCGCTGCCGGCGGGCTTGGGCGCGCTGGGCGCGGCCGGCGTGCCGGCGGCCAGCCAGGTCGCCGTGGCGCGGCTTTCGGCCAAGGCCCTGGGTCAGCCGCCGGAGCTGCGCGGTCAAGCTGGCGAATTATTTGACTATCTGCGCCAAAATGGCCCCACCGCCCTGCCCGAGCTGCGCCGTCGGTGGCCCCGGGCCACGGCCCTGGTCAAGGGCCTGGAGTCGGCCGGTTGGCTGGCCGTGGGCCAGCAGCCGGTCTGCAAGGATATCCTGGGCCGGCCCATCGGCCACGAGCCCGCGCCAGAGCGCCTTAGCGCCGAGCAAGAGGCCGCCGTGGCGGCCATCGGCGCGGCGGCGCGGGCGCGGCGCTTCGAGCCGTTTTTGCTCTATGGCGTGACCAGCTCGGGCAAGAGCGAGGTCTACGCCCAGGCCTGTCGCCAGGCCTTGGAGCAGGGGCGCGCCGCGCTGGTGCTGGCCCCGGAGATCGGCCTGTGCCTGCGCCTGCAAGGGCTGCTGGCCCAGCGCCTGGGGGCCGAGACGGTGGCCGTGCTGCACTCGGGCCTGAGCCCGGCGGCCCGGCGCGATCAGTGGGCGCGCATCGCCGCCGGTCGGGCGCGGGTGGTGGTGGGCGCGCGCTCGGCGGTGTTCGCGCCGCTGGACGACCCGGGCGTGATCTGCGTCGACGAGGAACAGGACGAGGCCTACAAACACGAGGACGGCCCGCGCTATCACGCCCGCGATCTGGCCCTGCTGCGCGGCCAGGAACAGGCCTGCCCGGTAGTCTTGGGCACGGCCACCCCGGCGCTGACCACCCTGGCCCGGGCCAGAAACGGCGGCCTGACCACCCTGGCCATGACCAGCCGCGTGGCCGGGGCCAGCCTGCCCAAGGTCGAGGTGGTCGATCTGCGCTCCTGCGGCCGGCTGACCGCCGGCTTTCTCAGCCCGCGCCTGCACCAGGCCCTGCGCCAGGAGACCGCCGCCGGCCGTCAGGCGGTGTTGTTCATCAACCGTCGCGGTTTCGCCCCGGCCCTGCTTTGCCCGGCCTGCGGCAAGACCGTGGGTTGCCCCCATTGCAGCCTGGCCCTGTGCCTGCACCTCGATCCGCCCCGGCTGATCTGCCACGCCTGTGGCCACCTGGCCCGGCCGCCGGCCCAATGCCCCAGTTGCGGGGCCGACGGCGCGCAAATGAAACCCCTGGGCCTGGGCTCCGAGGCCGTGGTCCAGGCCCTGGCCCGGTTGGAGCCCCAACTGCGCCTGGCCAGGCTCGACCGCGACGCCGCCGGCAGCCCGGCCAAGCTGGGCGAGATCCTGCGGGCCATGGCCGATCGCCGCCTGGACGTGATCGTCGGCACCCAGATGATCACCAAAGGCCATCACTTCCCCGGCATCGGCCTGGTGGGCGTGCTGCTGGCCGATCAGGCCCTGGGCATGCCCGACTTCCGCGCCGCCGAACGGGCCTACGCCCTGCTGACCCAGGCCGCCGGTCGGGCCGGCCGCGGCCAGGACCAGGGTCGGGTGATCATCCAGACCTACGACCCGGCCCACCACGCCGTGCGCGCCGCCGCCAGCCACAAGCCCGAGATCTTCTACGACCACGAGTTGGCCGAACGCCGCGCCCTGGGCTATCCGCCCTTTTGCCGCATCACGCTGTTGCGCCTGGAGGCCAAAGACCAAGCCGTCGCCCAGCAAACGGCCCTGGCCCTGGGCCGTGAACTGCGCGCCGCCCAAGGCGACCTCGCCGCCGACATCCAGACCCTGGGCCCGGCCCCGGCCCCCCTGGCCAAGGCCAAGGATCACTTCCGCTGGCAGATCATGCTCAAGGCCCCCAGCGCCGCGGCGGCCTCGCGCCTGCTCAACCTGGCCCTGCACCGCCTGGGCCCGCTGCCGGCCGGCGCGCGGCTGCTGGTGGACGTGGACCCGCTGAACATGGCCTGAGTTTGGCCGCGAAAAATGCCTTGACAATGAAGCCCAAAGGGCGCTAATCTCCTGACTGTCCGGTCAGTCAAGGAGCGGCGCGAGGTGCTTTTCAACGGCGGCGCGCGGCGGAACCGGCCGGCCAAAGCGCGTCAACAACCAGGCGCGGCCCGCGAGCGGCCGTGGCCCGTGGCCTTTTTTTGGCATTGCAGGAGGATAAAATGCCCAAGATGACCCCTTCCGAGGCGCTGGTGGAAACCCTGGTCGCCGAAGGCGTGCAGAACGTCTTCGGCATCGTGGGCAGCGCCTTCATGGACGCCCTGGACCTGTTCCCGGCGGCGGGCATCCGCTTCATTCCCGTGGCCCACGAGCAGGCCGCCGCCCACGCCGCCGACGGCCTGGCCCGGGTCAGCGGCCGGCCCCAGGCCTGCATCGCCCAGAACGGCCCCGGCGCGGCCAACTTCGTTTCGGCGATGGTGGCGGCCTATTGGGCCCACTCGCCGGTGGTGGCCATCACCCCCGAGACCGGGACCATGGGCATCGGCACGGGCGGCTTTCAAGAGCTGGACCAGATGGCCATGTTCGAGAAACAGACCGTCTATCAGGTGCGGGTCAACCAGCCCCAGCGCATGGCCGAGTTGGCCCGGCGCTGCTTCTACATGGCCAAAAACTTGAATGGCCCCACCCAGCTCAACATCCCCCGCGACTTTTTCTACGGCCTGTGCCACGACGAGATCTATCCCACCGCCCGCGTCAGCCGGGGCCTGGGCTCGGTGCAAAGCCTGCGAGAGGCCGCCCGCCTGCTGGCCGAGGCCAAGTTCCCGGTGATTTTGGCCGGCGGCGGCGTCAGCCAGGCCGACGCGGTCGAGGAGCTGACGGCCCTGGCCGAATATCTCAGCGCGCCGGTGGTCAACAGCTATCTGCACAACGACACCTTCCCGGCCGAGCACGCCCTGGCCGCCGGGCCCATCGGCTATTGCGGCTCCAAGGCGGCCATGCGCCTGATCGCCAAGGCCGACGTGGTCCTGGCCCTGGGCAGCCGCCTGGGGCCCTTTGGCACGCTGCCGCAATACGATATCGACTATTGGCCCAAGACGGCCAAGATCATCCAGGTGGACGTCAACATCGAGGTGCTGGGCCTGAGCAAGCGGGTCGACGTGGCCTCCTGCGCCGACGTCAAGGAATACACGCCGGCCCTGCTGGCGGCCGTCAAGGAGCTGCGGCCCGGCCTGGCCGCCGACGCCGCGCGCCTGGCCGACGTGGCCCGCGAAAAGCAGATCTGGGCCGACGAACTGGCCCAGTGGAGCGCCTCCAACGAAAAGCCCATGCACCCCCGGCGTTTTCTGAGCGAGCTGAGCCAAGCCATCCCAGCCGGTTCGATCATCGCCACCGATATCGGCAACAACTCCTCGATGTGCAACGCCTATTTCCGCTTCAACGGCCCGCGCCAGCACATCTCGGCCCTGAGCTGGGGCAACTGCGGCTTTGCCTACGGCGCGGCCATGGGCGCCAAGATCGGCGCGCCCGAGCGCCCGGTGTTCTGCTTCCAGGGTGACGGGGCCTACGGCATCAGCGGCATCCAGGAAGTCATGACCGCCGTGCGCGAGGATATTCCGGTCATCGCCGTGGTGGCCAACAATTTTGAATGGGGCGCCGAGAAGAAAAATCAGATAGATTATTACGAAAGTCGTTTTGTCGGGGCCAACCTGCCCGCCAACCCGGACTACGCCGCGCTGGCCGAGGTGATGGGGGCCAAGGGCTACGTGGTCGAGGCGCCCGATCAGGTCGGCGACGTGGTGCGCGAGGCCGTGGCCTCGGGTAGGCCCTGCGTGATCAACGCCAAGATCGAGGGCGGCGCGCGGGTGTTGGCCGAGCCCTTCCGCCGCGACGCCCTGAAAATGCCCGAGCGGCATCTGGAAAAATACGCCCACTTGCGGGCCAAATAAGCTTATCGACCCCTCTGTTCGCGCCCGGCCCCGCCTGCCTGGCCGGGCGCGAACAACCTCCAAGCGGGAAAGGCGGGCCGTGGACCGGCAAATCAGCACCGTTATCGACGCGCAAAAGTGCATCGGCTGCGGCCGTTGCGTGGTCACCTGCCCGGC
Protein-coding regions in this window:
- a CDS encoding alkaline phosphatase family protein, which translates into the protein MARRRLIFVGLDGVGLDLARHLAQGGVMPNLGRIMAEGAAWATDSPLPDVSPVCWTSLFCGEEPGVHGVYGFAHPRPGAHGVACADSRDVLAPRLWELADRQGLRAAVLGVPLTYPAQALDGVMISGFVCPELAGGVHPPALLARLDAAGYRPEADLEQGRHDVAALLADIDQALTTRLAVFEDIWAQERWPLFIAVITDTDRVNHFAWPALWQDEHPLAPAATAIYRRIDDYLGRLRRELAAELADGRARLVLAADHAFGPIRSEVYLNPWLREQGLLAVEGQPPNERILPETLALALDPGRIHLHWAGRFAGGRLRPGRQAQELLERIATGLLELRFNRLEDGPAGPTLRQERPIAQVHLGQRLYHGPNLQNAPDLVAVAAPGYSLRAGLDRPGVFGLSHLCGTHRPHGALACCLPASQQAPPTTVAGLGRWLAQGLALREPFAIGGQIALN
- the priA gene encoding replication restart helicase PriA, with the protein product MSAAQNLGWRVEAAVAAPLWKALSYAAPDDLVPLIGPLCRMIAPLRGRRALAFALARPERGDVSGLRPIHDVLEAAGGPQMIPPALLNFYQRAAAHYHAPLGQMLAMSLPAGLGALGAAGVPAASQVAVARLSAKALGQPPELRGQAGELFDYLRQNGPTALPELRRRWPRATALVKGLESAGWLAVGQQPVCKDILGRPIGHEPAPERLSAEQEAAVAAIGAAARARRFEPFLLYGVTSSGKSEVYAQACRQALEQGRAALVLAPEIGLCLRLQGLLAQRLGAETVAVLHSGLSPAARRDQWARIAAGRARVVVGARSAVFAPLDDPGVICVDEEQDEAYKHEDGPRYHARDLALLRGQEQACPVVLGTATPALTTLARARNGGLTTLAMTSRVAGASLPKVEVVDLRSCGRLTAGFLSPRLHQALRQETAAGRQAVLFINRRGFAPALLCPACGKTVGCPHCSLALCLHLDPPRLICHACGHLARPPAQCPSCGADGAQMKPLGLGSEAVVQALARLEPQLRLARLDRDAAGSPAKLGEILRAMADRRLDVIVGTQMITKGHHFPGIGLVGVLLADQALGMPDFRAAERAYALLTQAAGRAGRGQDQGRVIIQTYDPAHHAVRAAASHKPEIFYDHELAERRALGYPPFCRITLLRLEAKDQAVAQQTALALGRELRAAQGDLAADIQTLGPAPAPLAKAKDHFRWQIMLKAPSAAAASRLLNLALHRLGPLPAGARLLVDVDPLNMA
- the xsc gene encoding sulfoacetaldehyde acetyltransferase, which codes for MPKMTPSEALVETLVAEGVQNVFGIVGSAFMDALDLFPAAGIRFIPVAHEQAAAHAADGLARVSGRPQACIAQNGPGAANFVSAMVAAYWAHSPVVAITPETGTMGIGTGGFQELDQMAMFEKQTVYQVRVNQPQRMAELARRCFYMAKNLNGPTQLNIPRDFFYGLCHDEIYPTARVSRGLGSVQSLREAARLLAEAKFPVILAGGGVSQADAVEELTALAEYLSAPVVNSYLHNDTFPAEHALAAGPIGYCGSKAAMRLIAKADVVLALGSRLGPFGTLPQYDIDYWPKTAKIIQVDVNIEVLGLSKRVDVASCADVKEYTPALLAAVKELRPGLAADAARLADVAREKQIWADELAQWSASNEKPMHPRRFLSELSQAIPAGSIIATDIGNNSSMCNAYFRFNGPRQHISALSWGNCGFAYGAAMGAKIGAPERPVFCFQGDGAYGISGIQEVMTAVREDIPVIAVVANNFEWGAEKKNQIDYYESRFVGANLPANPDYAALAEVMGAKGYVVEAPDQVGDVVREAVASGRPCVINAKIEGGARVLAEPFRRDALKMPERHLEKYAHLRAK